CATGTCTGATATCACTTACGGCAAGGTTGCGACCTTCAATACCCATCCGGACGCCTCGATTCCCAAGGAGTCGCCGCTGTCCGTGGCATTCAACATGGGCAGCGTGCCCGCCGCGACATCCGCCAGCCGGATCCTGCTCAAGGAGCAGGCCTTCCTGGGCCATCTGATCCTGCGCGGTGGTGCCATCGTCCTCGATGAAGCCGTACGCCAGGTGCTGGGCATCAGCCTGCCCGGCCAGCCCCTGGGGTTGGCGCTGGATGCCAGCGGCGAGCGCTCGATCCAGTGGCTGTCGCCGGATGAGTGGCTGGTGATCGTGCCCGGTGGCGAGGAGCTCGACGTCGAGCAGCGGCTGCGCGACGCCCTGGGCGATGCCCACTATGCCATCGTCGATGTCAGTGGCGGCCAGACCCTGGTCTCCCTGGAGGGGGAAAAGGCCCGCGAGCTGCTGATGAAGTCGACCAACTACGATGTCCACCCGAGCAACTTCCCGGTGGGCAAGGCGGTCAGCGTGGTGTTCGGCAAGTCGAGCCTGATCCTGCGCCGTCCCAGCGAGGAGCGCTATGAGCTGGTGCTGCGCAGAAGCTTCGCCGACTACCTCTATCGCTGGATCCTGGACGCCGGCGCCGAGTATGGCATTGGTGTGCAGCGTTAGGAGCCGTGTGGTGAGCAAGGCCGCTTCTCGTTTGTTCTGCAGGGAGGCTCGTTCTGCAGGGAGGCTCGTTGTTCAAGCATGCTGCATCACGAGCCGAGGAGCGGCATAAGGGCATGTCTCCATGATGTGCAACAAGATCAACAATATCGCTTAAAGGAAGAACAATGACTGACAAGATCAAGGTACTGCGTGACGCACAGCCGGACGTGCTGCTGGATGCCAGCTCCTGGGAAAAGCTCTCTGGCGATCCTCATACCGTCAACCTCAACGCCTACGCGTCAGAGGACGGGACCAAGACCATGGGCACCTGGATCTGTACCCCGGGAAGATGGGCAGTGAACTACAACAAGTGGGAATACTGTGACTTCCGTGAAGGGTACTGCATCCTCACCCCGGAAAATGGCGAGCCGATTCACCTGAAGGCGGGTGACATCTTTATCGTCGAGCCCGGTTTCAAAGGCACCTGGGAAGTCGTCGAGACCGTTCGCAAGTATTTCGTGTTTGCCTGATCGCATGAGCGGCAATTGTCGCGCCGAGCCAGGCGCTCGGCGCGATAAACAGAGGAGAGAGGATGATGGGGCCCAAGAAAAGCAACTGGATTCTGGTGGCTCAATGTCCGAGCCGACTCGGCACCGTGGACGTGGTCACCCGCTTCCTCAAGGAGCGTCGCTGCTACATTACCGAGCAACACTCCTTCGATGATCGGCTGAGCGGATGCTTCTTTATCCGCACGGAGTTCAGGCCGGAGGAAGAAGAGTTTGAGGCCGCGAGCTTCGAGTCCGGCTTCGCCGAGCGTGCCGCCGAGTTTGGCATGACGTTCGAGCTGACACCGCCAGGCCGGCGGATGCCGGTGGTGATCATGGTCTCCAAGGCCGATCACTGCCTCAACGACCTGCTCTACCGCTACCGTATCGGCCAACTGCCCATCGATATTCGCGCCATCGTCTCCAACCATCCGGACCTGGCCCCTCTGGCGGAGTGGCACGGCATCCCCTACCACCACTTCCCGATCACGCCGGATACCAAGCCCGAGCAGGAGGCCCAGGTGTGGCGGGTGGTCGAGGAGACGGGGGCGGAACTGGTGATCCTCGCCCGCTACATGCAGGTGCTCTCGAGCGACATGTGCGAGAAGCTCAGCGGCCGCGCCATCAACATCCACCACTCACTGCTGCCCGGCTTCAAGGGCGCCAGACCCTATCACCAGGCCTATGAAAAGGGCGTCAAGCTGGTCGGAGCCACCGCTCACTACATCAACGACGACCTGGACGAGGGCCCGATCATCACCCAGGGCGTGGAGCCGGTGAGCCACGCCGACTACCCGGAAGACCTGGTGGCCAAGGGGCGCGACGTCGAGTGCCTGACC
The Halomonas sp. H10-9-1 DNA segment above includes these coding regions:
- the soxG gene encoding sarcosine oxidase subunit gamma family protein, with the translated sequence MSDITYGKVATFNTHPDASIPKESPLSVAFNMGSVPAATSASRILLKEQAFLGHLILRGGAIVLDEAVRQVLGISLPGQPLGLALDASGERSIQWLSPDEWLVIVPGGEELDVEQRLRDALGDAHYAIVDVSGGQTLVSLEGEKARELLMKSTNYDVHPSNFPVGKAVSVVFGKSSLILRRPSEERYELVLRRSFADYLYRWILDAGAEYGIGVQR
- a CDS encoding cupin domain-containing protein — encoded protein: MTDKIKVLRDAQPDVLLDASSWEKLSGDPHTVNLNAYASEDGTKTMGTWICTPGRWAVNYNKWEYCDFREGYCILTPENGEPIHLKAGDIFIVEPGFKGTWEVVETVRKYFVFA
- the purU gene encoding formyltetrahydrofolate deformylase, whose amino-acid sequence is MGPKKSNWILVAQCPSRLGTVDVVTRFLKERRCYITEQHSFDDRLSGCFFIRTEFRPEEEEFEAASFESGFAERAAEFGMTFELTPPGRRMPVVIMVSKADHCLNDLLYRYRIGQLPIDIRAIVSNHPDLAPLAEWHGIPYHHFPITPDTKPEQEAQVWRVVEETGAELVILARYMQVLSSDMCEKLSGRAINIHHSLLPGFKGARPYHQAYEKGVKLVGATAHYINDDLDEGPIITQGVEPVSHADYPEDLVAKGRDVECLTLAHAVALHVERRVFLHARRTVVFDR